From one Humulus lupulus chromosome 8, drHumLupu1.1, whole genome shotgun sequence genomic stretch:
- the LOC133795805 gene encoding pectinesterase PPME1-like, giving the protein MALPYVSKHIGIGLQVALVSLLAAVVLADDTVPVPDKKADLNKWFNENIKPFAERKSTLDPALVKAEEEAKIIKVRKDGSGEFKSIKEALATVPKINTKRIVIDIGPGEYKEKVEISADQNFISLIGSSPTDRPVITFSDTAKNRGTVDSATLIVLAQYFIGANLIIKNSAPRPDPYTNDGQALAVRINGDKGAFYNCKFLGFQDTLCDDRGNHLFKDCYIEGTVDFIFGRGTSLYLNADLFVYGEKGLTVITAQRRDKEAETTGFSFVHGIIRGTGKGTTFLGRPWGDMPRVIYSHTEMTSVVHPGGWTTKNPTDAGKLYYGEYMSTGEGASPVKREKFAKHLTAAEVKPFIVLGYIQASKWLLPPPKL; this is encoded by the exons atggctcTCCCCTACGTTTCAAAACACATTGGCATTGGCTTACAAGTAGCCTTAGTATCGTTACTCGCCGCCGTGGTATTGGCGGACGACACCGTGCCGGTCCCGGATAAGAAGGCAGACTTAAACAAGTGGTTTAATGAAAACATAAAACCTTTCGCGGAGAGAAAATCGACGCTGGACCCAGCTCTGGTGAAGGCGGAGGAAGAAGCTAAGATCATTAAAGTTAGGAAAGACGGCAGCGGAGAATTCAAAAGCATCAAAGAAGCCCTCGCTACGGTACCAAAAATTAACACGAAGCGGATCGTCATCGATATTGGACCAGGTGAGTACAAGGAGAAGGTAGAGATCAGCGCCGACCAAAACTTCATTTCTTTAATCGGATCTTCGCCCACGGACAGACCCGTTATCACCTTCTCTGATACGGCCAAGAATCGCGGTACAGTGGACAGCGCCACCCTCATTGTCTTGGCCCAATACTTCATTGGTGCTAATCTCATTATCAAG AATTCTGCGCCGAGACCGGATCCATACACGAATGATGGTCAAGCTCTGGCGGTGAGAATTAATGGAGACAAAGGAGCCTTCTATAACTGCAAATTTCTTGGGTTCCAAGACACGCTTTGTGATGACAGAGGAAATCACTTATTTAAGGACTGTTATATCGAGGGTACCGTTGATTTCATCTTCGGCAGAGGAACATCTTTGTATTTG AACGCGGACCTATTTGTGTACGGTGAGAAAGGACTAACGGTGATAACAGCACAAAGAAGGGATAAAGAAGCAGAAACCACTGGATTTTCATTCGTGCACGGTATTATTCGTGGCACCGGCAAAGGCACTACCTTTTTGGGCAGGCCTTGGGGTGACATGCCTCGAGTCATTTATTCCCACACTGAAATGACCAGCGTTGTCCACCCCGGTGGATGGACCACCAAGAACCCTACAGATGCCGG TAAACTTTACTATGGAGAATACATGAGTACGGGAGAAGGCGCAAGCCCGGTTAAAAGAGAGAAATTCGCCAAGCATCTAACAGCCGCAGAAGTTAAACCTTTTATCGTATTAGGCTACATCCAGGCTTCCAAGTGGTTGCTCCCTCCTCCAAAACTATGA